The following DNA comes from Rhinolophus ferrumequinum isolate MPI-CBG mRhiFer1 chromosome 15 unlocalized genomic scaffold, mRhiFer1_v1.p scaffold_54_arrow_ctg1_1, whole genome shotgun sequence.
AACGAGGCATTGGAGCGCCGCGATGGACTCCGCCCCGATGCGGGCCAGCGATTGGCGGGTGGGTAGGGCCCAGAGGCGCAGCTGCCCGCGTATTGGCTGGGCGCAGCAGGGTCGGGCCCGCGCACGCACTTAGGGGGAGGTGCTGGGACCGCGGGGGCAGTGCCAAGATGTCGGCAGCGGTCCCGGAGCTGAAGCAGATCAGCCGGGTGGAGGCGATGCGCCTGGGGCCGGGTTGGAGCCACTCGTGCCACGCCATGTTGTACGCCGCCAACCCCGGGCAGCTCTTCGGCCGCATCCCCATGCGCTTCTCTGTGCTGGTGAGGACGCGGGAGGGCGGGCGGGGGCCGGGCGCCCCTCGGACCCGCGCCCGTGACCCGGAGATCCCTTGCAGATGCAGATGCGCTTCGACGGGCTGCTGGGCTTCCCCGGGGGCTTTGTGGACCGGCGCTTCTGGTCGCTGGAGGACGGACTGAACCGGGTGCttggcctgggcctgggctgccTTCGCCTCACCGAGGCCGACTACCTGAGCTCGCACCTGACCGAGGGCCCGCACCGCGTCGTGGCGCACCTGTACGCGCGGCAGCTGACGCTGGAGCAGCTGCACGCCGTGGAGATTAGCGCGGTGCACTCGCGCGACCATGGCCTGGAGGTGGGGCCGCCGCCCgggccccgccccccaccccggggTTTGGCTCTGGCCACGCGGAAGGCACCGATGGGTAACACGTCCCCCTGAGGGTCCTCTGGCGGGGATGGGTGGGGTGTCACTAAATGCAGCAGCGGGGTGGGGAGTGACCTAGGGTGcgggtggggctggggctcccTCGGGGCTGTGTTCCATCTGCCTTGCTGCCTGCCATTGCCAAtcctgggagtggggagtgggatTGGTTGGGGGATGGGATGGAGCGGGACCTGCTCGAGGAGGTGGGAAATTGAAGAG
Coding sequences within:
- the NUDT16L1 gene encoding tudor-interacting repair regulator protein isoform X2, with protein sequence MSAAVPELKQISRVEAMRLGPGWSHSCHAMLYAANPGQLFGRIPMRFSVLMQMRFDGLLGFPGGFVDRRFWSLEDGLNRVLGLGLGCLRLTEADYLSSHLTEGPHRVVAHLYARQLTLEQLHAVEISAVHSRDHGLEVGPPPGPRPPPRGLALATRKAPMGAGARAGPAVHPEGPSWWLSQLPEQCLHQHG
- the NUDT16L1 gene encoding tudor-interacting repair regulator protein isoform X1 — protein: MSAAVPELKQISRVEAMRLGPGWSHSCHAMLYAANPGQLFGRIPMRFSVLMQMRFDGLLGFPGGFVDRRFWSLEDGLNRVLGLGLGCLRLTEADYLSSHLTEGPHRVVAHLYARQLTLEQLHAVEISAVHSRDHGLEVLGLVRVPLYTQKDRVGGFPNFLSNAFISTAKYQLLFALKVLNMMPEEKLAEAVAAATEKQKKALEKLLPSSS